The following are from one region of the Odontesthes bonariensis isolate fOdoBon6 chromosome 12, fOdoBon6.hap1, whole genome shotgun sequence genome:
- the cfap210 gene encoding cilia- and flagella- associated protein 210 isoform X2, translated as MRETTMQRKALHLQSQEVVKLWPNTIAGQRQKKLEAKKIRDQIEEEKRKLMDAEEAKYREQKRKEAIEKAKSQLYFQTDRVKGLHRALLLTEVLKEREAQTELKQRIKSATKDADKEFLEMVKTREGEALRKEQETTLQKKLQRQAIAEDLKKQMNEHELAKEQQKLQNKKEGEEIQCLQELYQWEQRMESEHQASQKRDLMQAHLEHLTSRDLIRATDAQKREAEEERRKLFLSAKQKIMQLRKAREKELFKEAQLRREGIFSKLTATQQEQAASEEQGIAKAVAERDAKQAMLQLEEEEKKAAMLKSIAAHRDFMKREKEQRDKITEQDTRDSLRAKREADRIFSEKQQLKARKIREDERKLRDYNAAQLAEKSARLQRLREYEREFEAKNAELSAEEEHKFQEYSQHVIGAAAVAKRNVFPLYKAAREGIGGGHGPVFGGVRPSYQVQDRTGAQMPKYVSGVTESIKKLHEAVDIQNGKRRLGFTW; from the exons ATGAGAGAAACAACAATGCAGAGAAAGGCTCTGCACCTGCAGTCGCAAGAAGTTGTGAAACTGTGGCCCAATACCATCGCT GGTCAGAGGCAAAAGAAGCTAGAGGCAAAGAAGATTCGAGATCAGATTGAGGAAGAGAAGCGAAAATTGATGGACGCAGAAGAAGCCAAATACAGGGAACAAAAGCGAAAAGAGGCCATAGAAAAAGCCAAGAGTCAGCTGTATTTTCAAACCGACCGGGTCAAAGGATTGCAT CGTGCACTGCTGCTTACAGAGGTGCTGAAGGAGAGGGAAGCTCAGACGGAACTGAAGCAAAGAATAAAAAGTGCCACCAAAGATGCGGATAAAGAGTTCTTGGAAATGGTGAAGACCAGAGAGGGTGAAGCTTTGAGAAAGGAGCAGGAGACGACATTACAAAAGAAACTGCAGAGACAGGCCATTGCAGAGGACCTGAAAAAGCA GATGAATGAACACGAGTTGGCAAAAGAGCAACAGAAGCTGCAGAACAAGAAGGAAGGAGAGGAAATCCAGTGTCTTCAAGAGCTCTATCAGTGGGAGCAAAGAATGGAGTCAGAACACCAAGCAAGCCAGAAGAGAGACCTCATGCAAGCTCACCTG GAGCATCTCACCAGCAGGGACCTCATAAGAGCGACTGATGCACAGAAACGGGAGGCCGAAGAGGAGCGAAGGAAACTTTTTCTCTCTGCCAAACAGAAAATAATGCAGTTACGGAAAGCAAGAGAAAAGGAGTTGTTTAA AGAGGCTCAGCTCCGCAGAGAAGGGATCTTCAGCAAACTGACGGCCACACAGCAGGAGCAAGCTGCGAGTGAGGAGCAGGGGATTGCCAAAGCTGTCGCTGAGCGGGATGCCAAACAGGCGATgctgcagctggaggaggaggagaaaaaggcTGCGATGTTGAAGTCGATCGCGGCACACAGAGACTTCATG AAACGAGAAAAGGAGCAGAGGGACAAAATCACTGAGCAGGACACCCGAGACTCACTGCGGGCAAAGAGGGAGGCCGACAGAATATTTTCTGAGAAACAACAACTGAAGGCTAGGAAAATCAGAGAAGATGAGAGAAAACTGCGAGACTATAATGCTGCACAACTG GCTGAGAAAAGTGCCAGGCTTCAGCGGCTGAGAGAGTATGAACGTGAGTTTGAGGCGAAGAACGCGGAACTCAGCGCTGAGGAGGAACACAAGTTTCAAGAGTATTCGCAGCACGTCATCGGCGCGGCAGCAGTAGCTAAGAGAAATGTGTTTCCCCTTTACAAAGCTGCGAGAGAAGGGATCGGAGGTGGGCACGGTCCTGTTTTTGGTGGAGTCAGGCCTAGCTACCAAGTTCAGGACCGTACCGGCGCTCAGATGCCCAAATATGTCTCTGGTGTCACAGAGAGCATTAAAAAGCTTCACGAAGCTGTAGACATTCAGAATGGAAAGAGGAGGCTTGGATTCACATGGTGA
- the fastkd1 gene encoding FAST kinase domain-containing protein 1, mitochondrial → MMFRLRCVNPCLRRLIHGSAVNRDQLLERLQLCSAEDQVFDVVGKNKTKLTVDHVSHAVGMLWQFQKERPELLRTVDLVRSHPQFLTLRVLAENKIGLMDDFMLVDMLYAFLRLNVEHHDSLVQQMVSEAWLRIDRLPMSSLSKFAVCLNDQHLQHSPVMGHITNILDQRLSSINDARVLTTLMISVSSLVSPRLRDALICRADHLLHTIDPSNYNTPRRMVQFLRNIKYIHRPLMEKCNEIFLRNIPRLDAENISIILGLYQSLQFNNCDFRLAAKQKLIELMDTSTDPFSFSKLFVALAPIASSEIKERLENTALLLAEEFNAHQALAVAEALEEIQSRNLSLLNKIASVIQKNLHVYKSVEVARITQALFLLQYQNPELFATLRNILIKFLQHSFYPYEVTMLTRVLSMLPNPRLDDSVLSRIDAVVAQCNLSELNTISFAVAKWIRNDSSYRHTTHSKYVRLLQTLSRCGHDRLQTADQLDLVLEELKYISGEWFEEMLLEESMLTLRRMTDQIDWTNVPDLAFFLTRTNYLCPPLMDRIASVAIEHIDKIHHSATYATLLPFSVLNYDPVQADELYDTCVKRFTPHINSFDPHLLVLTAYSLAVADHFPEELIRGIFSIDFLGKLDSQLETLPEALNMRTRLRLMELNRAVCLECPEFQVPWFHERYCQQQQRKGNGSISPVQQQIHKMLGEVLGGINYVQVAVITPYFYTVYFECKLDKHSQPLPYTEPSTLQISDRGTVVWDSSSRENARAEFPPGAQRVAVDFLDSKLFCKNSHHMKGEALMRKRHLEILGYRVVQVPHYEWNSMELSTHDNWKEYLKKKILG, encoded by the exons ATGATGTTTCGGCTCCGATGTGTGAACCCCTGCCTCCGAAGGCTCATTCACGGTAGTGCAGTGAATAGAGACCAGCTCCTGGAGCGGCTGCAGCTTTGTTCTGCTGAAGACCAAGTGTTTGATGTGGTGGGGAAGAACAAAACCAAGCTGACAGTCGACCATGTGAGCCATGCTGTGGGGATGCTGTGGCAGTTTCAGAAGGAGAGACCTGAACTGCTCAGGACTGTCGACCTCGTCAGGAGTCACCCACAGTTCTTGACTCTCCGGGTTTTGGCAGAGAACAAAATTGGTCTTATGGATGATTTCATGTTGGTCGACATGCTTTATGCGTTCCTGAG GCTAAATGTTGAGCATCATGACTCTCTGGTGCAGCAGATGGTTTCAGAAGCTTGGCTGAGAATAGACCG ACTTCCAATGTCATCTCTGTCCAAGTTTGCTGTCTGTTTGAATGATCAGCACCTTCAGCACAGTCCTGTGATGGGTCACATCACCAACATTTTGGATCAGAGGTTGTCATCTATCAATGATGCCAG GGTCCTAACTACGTTGATGATTAGCGTCTCGTCCCTCGTGTCCCCCCGGCTTCGGGATGCTCTCATCTGCAGAGCAGATCATCTCCTCCACACAATAGATCCCTCAAATTACAACACACCGCGAAGAATGGTGCAGTTTCTGCGCAACATCAAGTACATTCACCGGCCGCTTATGGAGAAGTGCAATGAGATCTTCTTGCGCAACATTCCCAGGCTGGATGCCGAAAATATCAGCATCATCTTGGGTCTGTATCAGTCCCTTCAGTTCAACAACTGTGACTTCAGGCTGGCTGCTAAACAAAAGCTGATTGAACTGATGGACACAAGCACTGATCCTTTCTCCTTCTCTAAACTGTTTGTTGCTCTGGCTCCCATTGCCAGTTCGGAGATCAAAGAAAG GCTGGAGAACACGGCCCTTCTGTTGGCGGAAGAGTTCAACGCACACCAGGCTCTGGCTGTAGCTGAAGCATTGGAGGAGATTCAGAGTAGAAACCTTAGCTTGTTGAACAA AATTGCATCAGTAATCCAAAAGAACCTTCATGTCTACAAGTCAGTGGAGGTGGCCAGAATCACCCAAGCCCTTTTTCTGTTGCAGTATCAGAACCCAGAGCTCTTCGCTACACTAAGGAACATTTTGATTAA GTTTTTACAGCACAGCTTTTACCCCTATGAAGTGACCATGCTGACTCGGGTACTCTCCATGCTGCCCAACCCGCGGCTCGACGACAGTGTGCTTTCTCGGATAGACGCGGTGGTTGCGCAGTGCAACCTCAGCGAGCTCAACACCATTTCTTTTGCCGTCGCCAAGTGGATCCGAAATGATTCGTCCTACCGCCACACCACCCACAGCAAGTACGTCCGCCTGCTGCAGACGCTGAGCCGCTGCGGCCACGACCGCTTACAAACAGCTGACCAGTTGGACTTGGTGCTGGAGGAGCTCAAGTATATCTCGGGGGAGTGGTTTGAGGAGATGCTGCTGGAAGAGTCCATGCTCACGCTGAGGAGGATGACAGATCAAATTGACTGGACCAATGTCCCGGACTTGGCCTTCTTCCTTACCAGGACAAATTACCTCTGCCCTCCTCTAATGGACAGAATTGCCAGTGTGGCCATTGAACACATTGACAAG ATCCACCACTCAGCAACATATGCCACCCTGCTACCCTTCTCTGTCCTGAACTATGATCCTGTGCAGGCAGACGAACTGTATGATACTTGCGTAAAGCGTTTCACTCCACACATCA ACTCCTTCGACCCACATCTACTCGTCCTCACGGCATACTCCTTGGCAGTAGCAGATCATTTTCCAGAAGAACTTATTAGAGGAATCTTCAGCATAGACTTTTTGGGAAAGCTGGACTCCCAGCTTGAAA CTCTGCCCGAAGCTCTCAATATGCGGACACGACTTCGCCTTATGGAGCTCAATCGTGCCGTGTGTCTCGAGTGTCCTGAGTTCCAGGTGCCTTGGTTTCATGAGCGCTACTGCCAGCAGCAGCAAAGGAAAG gGAATGGCAGCATCAGTCCTGTACAACAGCAAATCCACAAAATGCTGGGTGAAGTTCTTGGTGGAATTAACTATGTGCAAGTAGCAGTCATCACTCCGTATTTTTACACCGTCT aCTTTGAATGCAAACTGGACAAACACTCACAGCCGTTGCCTTACACTGAGCCCAGCACCCTACAGATCTCGGACAGAGGAACGGTTGTCTGGGACTCAAGTTCACGGGAAAACGCCAGGGCAGAGTTTCCACCTGGAGCTCAGCG cgtTGCTGTGGACTTTCTTGATTCAAAGCTCTTCTGCAAAAACTCTCACCATATGAAAGGTGAAGCCTTGATGAGGAAGCGGCACCTTGAAATTCTGGGATATCGTGTTGTTCAG gtccCTCACTATGAATGGAACTCTATGGAGCTCTCGACACACGATAACTGGAAGGAATATCTGAAGAAGAAAATACTCGGCTAA
- the cfap210 gene encoding cilia- and flagella- associated protein 210 isoform X1: protein MASVGEHGRRSGYSKKASVGEAVEIFQPPDLRRVTVLSKADWLRIQDELKGVNRETERMRETTMQRKALHLQSQEVVKLWPNTIAGQRQKKLEAKKIRDQIEEEKRKLMDAEEAKYREQKRKEAIEKAKSQLYFQTDRVKGLHRALLLTEVLKEREAQTELKQRIKSATKDADKEFLEMVKTREGEALRKEQETTLQKKLQRQAIAEDLKKQMNEHELAKEQQKLQNKKEGEEIQCLQELYQWEQRMESEHQASQKRDLMQAHLEHLTSRDLIRATDAQKREAEEERRKLFLSAKQKIMQLRKAREKELFKEAQLRREGIFSKLTATQQEQAASEEQGIAKAVAERDAKQAMLQLEEEEKKAAMLKSIAAHRDFMKREKEQRDKITEQDTRDSLRAKREADRIFSEKQQLKARKIREDERKLRDYNAAQLAEKSARLQRLREYEREFEAKNAELSAEEEHKFQEYSQHVIGAAAVAKRNVFPLYKAAREGIGGGHGPVFGGVRPSYQVQDRTGAQMPKYVSGVTESIKKLHEAVDIQNGKRRLGFTW, encoded by the exons ATGGCATCGGTGGGTGAGCACGGCCGTCGGTCAGGATACAGCAAAAAAG CATCTGTAGGTGAGGCCGTTGAAATATTCCAGCCCCCAGATCTGAGACGAGTCACTGTTTTAAGTAAGGCTGACTGGCTCAGGATTCAAGATGAACTGAAAGGGGTGAATAGAGAAACGGAGCGTATGAGAGAAACAACAATGCAGAGAAAGGCTCTGCACCTGCAGTCGCAAGAAGTTGTGAAACTGTGGCCCAATACCATCGCT GGTCAGAGGCAAAAGAAGCTAGAGGCAAAGAAGATTCGAGATCAGATTGAGGAAGAGAAGCGAAAATTGATGGACGCAGAAGAAGCCAAATACAGGGAACAAAAGCGAAAAGAGGCCATAGAAAAAGCCAAGAGTCAGCTGTATTTTCAAACCGACCGGGTCAAAGGATTGCAT CGTGCACTGCTGCTTACAGAGGTGCTGAAGGAGAGGGAAGCTCAGACGGAACTGAAGCAAAGAATAAAAAGTGCCACCAAAGATGCGGATAAAGAGTTCTTGGAAATGGTGAAGACCAGAGAGGGTGAAGCTTTGAGAAAGGAGCAGGAGACGACATTACAAAAGAAACTGCAGAGACAGGCCATTGCAGAGGACCTGAAAAAGCA GATGAATGAACACGAGTTGGCAAAAGAGCAACAGAAGCTGCAGAACAAGAAGGAAGGAGAGGAAATCCAGTGTCTTCAAGAGCTCTATCAGTGGGAGCAAAGAATGGAGTCAGAACACCAAGCAAGCCAGAAGAGAGACCTCATGCAAGCTCACCTG GAGCATCTCACCAGCAGGGACCTCATAAGAGCGACTGATGCACAGAAACGGGAGGCCGAAGAGGAGCGAAGGAAACTTTTTCTCTCTGCCAAACAGAAAATAATGCAGTTACGGAAAGCAAGAGAAAAGGAGTTGTTTAA AGAGGCTCAGCTCCGCAGAGAAGGGATCTTCAGCAAACTGACGGCCACACAGCAGGAGCAAGCTGCGAGTGAGGAGCAGGGGATTGCCAAAGCTGTCGCTGAGCGGGATGCCAAACAGGCGATgctgcagctggaggaggaggagaaaaaggcTGCGATGTTGAAGTCGATCGCGGCACACAGAGACTTCATG AAACGAGAAAAGGAGCAGAGGGACAAAATCACTGAGCAGGACACCCGAGACTCACTGCGGGCAAAGAGGGAGGCCGACAGAATATTTTCTGAGAAACAACAACTGAAGGCTAGGAAAATCAGAGAAGATGAGAGAAAACTGCGAGACTATAATGCTGCACAACTG GCTGAGAAAAGTGCCAGGCTTCAGCGGCTGAGAGAGTATGAACGTGAGTTTGAGGCGAAGAACGCGGAACTCAGCGCTGAGGAGGAACACAAGTTTCAAGAGTATTCGCAGCACGTCATCGGCGCGGCAGCAGTAGCTAAGAGAAATGTGTTTCCCCTTTACAAAGCTGCGAGAGAAGGGATCGGAGGTGGGCACGGTCCTGTTTTTGGTGGAGTCAGGCCTAGCTACCAAGTTCAGGACCGTACCGGCGCTCAGATGCCCAAATATGTCTCTGGTGTCACAGAGAGCATTAAAAAGCTTCACGAAGCTGTAGACATTCAGAATGGAAAGAGGAGGCTTGGATTCACATGGTGA
- the klhl41a gene encoding kelch-like protein 41a, protein MDPQGLREDLRLFQSTLLQDGLKELLNENKLIDCILKVGDRSIPCHRLILAACSPHFRELFFSEDGKEVDGKEVDLENLDPNIMEAVVSYMYSAEIDINDDNVQDILAAANRFQVPSVFTVCVNYLQKKLNKKSCLAIYRLGLMLNCARLAMAARDYIADRFETIAKDDDFLELAPPELFAIIGADALNVEKEEIVYETVMRWIRKDKDKRVKSMEEAFDYIRFRLLPEKYFKEKVEKDDLIKADPEVLKKIKAIKEAFAGKLPEKKKGQDDREEEELPGYLNNNRRYGMFAKDMVLMINDTAAVAYDGQENECFLGAMSDQIPRNHVSLATKKNNLYVLGGLFVDEEDKENPLQCYFYQLDSLAAEWLALPPMPSPRCLFAMGEFENLIFAVAGKDLQTNESHDTVMCYDTEKMKWTETKKLPVKIHGHCVVSENGMVYCIGGKTDENKASNKMFAYNHKRAEWKEVSPMKTPRSMFGAVIYKGKIIVAGGVNEDGLTASCEAYDFGTNKWTPFTEFPQERSSVNLVSCGGLLYAVGGFAMVENENKECAPTEVIDIWQYEDDSKQWSGMIREMRYAAGASCVTMSLNAAKMPKL, encoded by the exons ATGGATCCCCAAGGCCTGAGGGAAGATCTTCGCCTGTTTCAGAGCACTTTATTGCAGGATGGACTCAAAGAGCTTCTGAATGAGAATAAGTTAATTGACTGTATCCTAAAAGTTGGAGATAGAAGTATCCCCTGCCATCGGCTCATTCTGGCAGCATGTAGTCCACATTTCCGGGAGCTCTTCTTCTCAGAGGATGGCAAGGAGGTTGACGGAAAGGAGGTTGATCTGGAGAATCTTGACCCCAACATTATGGAGGCAGTTGTAAGTTATATGTATTCAGCAGAGATTGACATCAATGATGACAACGTACAGGATATTTTGGCTGCTGCCAATCGCTTCCAGGTCCCTTCTGTGTTCACAGTTTGTGTGAATTATCTCCAGAAGAAGCTGAACAAGAAGAGCTGCCTTGCCATCTACAGACTGGGACTGATGCTAAACTGTGCCAGACTGGCAATGGCGGCTCGAGATTACATTGCAGATCGCTTTGAGACCATTGCCAAGGATGATGATTTCTTGGAGCTTGCTCCACCTGAACTCTTTGCCATCATCGGAGCTGATGCGCTGAATGTGGAAAAGGAAGAGATCGTGTACGAGACTGTCATGAGGTGGATCCGAAAAGACAAGGACAAGCGTGTGAAATCCATGGAAGAGGCCTTTGACTACATTCGTTTCCGTCTGCTCCCAGAGAAGTATTTCAAGGAAAAAGTGGAGAAAGATGACCTCATTAAGGCTGATCCTGAGGTTCTCAAAAAAATCAAAGCCATCAAGGAAGCGTTTGCAGGGAAGCTGCCAGAGAAGAAAAAGGGACAAGatgacagagaagaagaagagctgcCTGGTTACCTGAACAACAATCGCAGATATGGCATGTTTGCCAAAGACATGGTTCTTATGATTAACGACACTGCTGCTGTGGCCTATGACGGCCAGGAGAATGAATGTTTTCTTGGAGCCATGTCTGACCAAATCCCCCGAAACCATGTCAGTCTGGCAACCAAGAAAAACAATCTATATGTGTTGGGAGGACTGTTTGTAGATGAAGAGGACAAAGAAAACCCACTGCAGTGTTACTTCTATCAG CTGGACAGTCTTGCTGCTGAATGGCTAGCTCTGCCACCCATGCCTTCCCCAAGGTGTCTCTTTGCCATGGGCGAATTTGAAAATCTCATCTTTGCTGTAGCAGGAAAAGATTTACAGACCAACGAGTCTCATGACACAGTCATGTGTTACGACACAGA AAAAATGAAGTGGACTGAAACAAAAAAGTTGCCTGTGAAAATCCACGGCCACTGCGTGGTCTCTGAGAATGGGATGGTTTACTGTATTGGAGGAAAGACAGATGAGAA TAAAGCGTCCAATAAGATGTTTGCATACAACCACAAGAGGGCAGAGTGGAAGGAAGTGTCTCCCATGAAGACACCTAGATCCATGTTTGGAGCAGTTATCTACAAAGGGAAGATCATTGTTGCTGGGGGAGTCAATGAAGATGGCCTGACAGCTTCATGTGAAGCCTACGACTTTGGAACTAACAA GTGGACACCTTTTACAGAGTTTCCCCAGGAGAGGAGTTCAGTCAACCTGGTCAGCTGTGGAGGGCTGCTGTATGCTGTCGGAGGCTTTGCCATGGTGGAGAATGAGAACAAAGAGTGTGCGCCCACTGAAGTCATTGACATTTGGCA GTATGAGGATGACTCCAAACAGTGGAGCGGCATGATCAGAGAAATGCGTTATGCAGCTGGAGCCTCCTGTGTCACGATGAGCCTGAATGCAGCTAAAATGCCCAAACTGTAA
- the ppig gene encoding peptidyl-prolyl cis-trans isomerase G: MGIKVRPRCFLDIGISNVLVGRVVVELFADICPKTCENFRCLCTGEKGIGKGTQKPLHYKGCLFHRIVKDFMIQGGDFSEGNGRGGESIYGGFFEDESFAVKHNKEYLLSMANRGKDTNGSQFFITTKPAPHLDGVHVVFGHVISGQEVVQTMESQKSDPNSKPYAEVKVMNCGELVPKSKAKKAEKKKEKGSSRSSSSSSDSESSSESSSASEESEKDSKKRKKKAKKLKTKQKKKEKKRPEAESVEEKEQEELVTSTVRPEEIPPIPENRFLMRRSPQTVLRSNEEVEMDQRRKDSRPRENTGISYNSQSPYHRRMEVTTRSGRKIKGRGPRRYRTPSRSRSRSRDRFRRSETPPHWRQEMQRQRMRAVTGERWIKGDKGDMNQDEEPKAPRRERRISNTKHENTAEGKKDKKPRSHRSKSKEDAEEKDEKHSKYKAKKKDKSHSRSKSREKNRRSKSRDKGNKQKSDDRRGRSKSKERNVDKKEKESDQDHSKDRNKAQEADKKQKEAQKGSNGEKIRTKSLSKERASAKDEHRSSSRNRDRGGRAVSKDKDEKREKDKERGRERSRSKERRHDSERENRRRGTSRDKDRRSRSPDRNRTRDSHRGRRSRSRRSRSRSRRRDHSKDRSSHRKDRESGSQRRRRSSRSSSSSSSESDRADKRKSQKSPDSKRRADSASKSKDRRSPVRPDSTKVKDKNNSKRKESESSSSSDSD; this comes from the exons ATGGGGATCAAGGTTCGCCCTCGCTGCTTCCTTGACATCGGAATCAGTAATGTTCTTG TTGGCAGAGTTGTGGTGGAGTTGTTTGCAGACATCTGTCCCAAAACTTGTGAAAACTTCCGATGCCTCTGCACAG GTGAGAAAGGCATCGGTAAAGGAACTCAGAAACCTCTGCACTACAAAGGATGCCTCTTCCATCGAATTGTGAAAGACTTCATGATTCAAGGTGGAGACTTCAGTGAAG GAAATGGAAGAGGAGGCGAATCCATCTATGGAGGCTTTTTTGAAG ATGAAAGCTTTGCGGTTAAACACAACAAGGAGTACCTGCTGTCTATGGCCAACAGGGGCAAAGATACAAACGGATCGCAGTTTTTCAT AACAACAAAACCTGCCCCACATCTGGATGG tgtccaTGTGGTTTTTGGCCATGTGATCTCCGGCCAAGAGGTTGTTCAAACCATGGAGAGCCAGAAATCGGATCCTAACAGCAAGCCATATGCTGAGGTGAAAGTTATGAATTGTGGAGAGCTCGTCCCTAAATCtaaag CaaagaaagctgaaaaaaagaaagaaaaaggctcCTCCaggtccagcagcagctccagtgaCTCTGAGAGCTCCTCGGAGTCGTcctctgcttctgaagagtCCGAAAAAGATTCCAAGAAGCGGAAGAAGAAGGCGAAGAAACTCAAAacgaaacagaagaagaaggagaagaaaag GCCTGAAGCTGAAAGCGTGGAAGAGAAAGAACAAGAAGAGTTGGTGACATCCACTGTACGTCCTGAGGAAATACCACCAATCCCTGAGAATCGATTCCTCATGAGGAGAAGTCCTCAGACGGTCCTGAGGTCAAACGAGGAGGTCGAGATGGATCAGAGAAGGAAGGACAGCAGGCCAAGAGAGAA taCTGGCATATCGTATAATTCCCAGTCACCATATCACAGGCGAATGGAGGTGACGACTCGCTCAGGCCGGAAGATAAAAGGCAGAGGACCGAGG AGATACAGGACTCCATCCCGCTCTCGTTCGAGGTCTCGGGATCGCTTTCGGCGCAGCGAAACTCCGCCACACTGGCGTCAGGAAATGCAGCGCCAGAGGATGAGGGCGGTTACAGGAGAGCGCTGGATTAAGGGTGACAA AGGTGACATGAACCAGGATGAAGAGCCTAAAGCTCCAAGGAGGGAGAGACGGATCTCCAACACTAAGCATGAAAACACAGCCGAgggtaaaaaagacaaaaaacctCGGTCTCATAGATCTAAAAGCAAAGAAGACGCTGAAGAGAAGGATGAGAAGCATAGCAAATACaaggcaaagaaaaaagataaatctCATAGTCGCAGtaaaagcagagaaaagaaTAGAAGATCAAAAAGCAGAGATAAGGGTAACAAGCAGAAAAGTGATGATAGAAGAGGCCGCTCCAAGagtaaagaaagaaatgttGATAAGAAGGAAAAGGAGTCGGACCAGGATCACAGTAAAGATAGAAATAAGGCTCAGGAAGCCGATAAAAAGCAGAAAGAAGCTCAAAAAGGGAGCAATGGTGAGAAAATTAGGACCAAGTCGCTGAGCAAGGAGCGAGCATCTGCGAAAGATGAGCACAGATCTAGCAGCAGAAACCGAGACAGAGGTGGACGTGCCGTGTCCAAAGATAAAGACgaaaagagagagaaggacAAAGAAAGGGGCAGGGAGCGCAGCAGGAGCAAAGAAAGACGACACGATAGTGAAAGGGAGAATAGGCGACGAGGAACATCCAGGGATAAAGATCGTCGGTCGAGAAGTCCAGACAGAAACAGAACTAGAGACTCGCACAGAGGCAGACGCTCCAGAAGCAGACGCTCCAGAAGCAGGAGTCGTAGGAGAGACCACAGCAAAGACCGATCGTCTCATAGAAAAGACCGAGAATCTGGCAGCCAAAGGAGGCGACGCAGCagccgcagcagcagcagcagcagctctgagAGTGATAGAGCAGATAAGAGGAAGAGCCAAAAGAGCCCTGATTCGAAAAGAAGAGCCGATAGTGCTTCCAAATCCAAAGACCGAAGAAGCCCAGTCAGACCAGATAGTACAAAAGTCAAAGATAAAAACAATAGCAAGAGGAAGGAGTCGGAGTCTAGCTCCAGCTCCGACAGCGATTGA
- the bbs5 gene encoding BBSome complex member BBS5 encodes MASALDALWEDRDVRFDITAQQMKTRPGEALIDCLDSIEDTKGNNGDRGRLLVTNLRIIWHSLALPRVNLSVGYNSIINITTRTANSKLRGQTEALYILTKSNNTRFEFIFTNLVPGSPRLFTSVIAVHRAYETSKMYRDLKLRAALIQNKQLRLLPREQVYDKINGVWNLSSDQGNLGTFFITNVRIVWHANMNESFNVSIPYLQIWSIRIRDSKFGLALVIESSRQSGGYVLGFKIDPVEKLQDALKEINSLHKVYSANPIFGVDYEMEEKPQPLEELTVEQPPDDVEIEPDEQTDAFTAYFADGNKHQDREPVFSEEMGLAIEKLKDGFTLQGLWEVMG; translated from the exons ATGGCGTCCGCATTAGATGCCCTCTGGGAAGACAGAGACGTCAGATTCGACATAACAGCACA GCAGATGAAAACTCGTCCAGGAGAGGCGCTGATAGATTGTCTGGACTCCATTGAAGACACGAAAGGAAACAATGGAGATcgag GACGACTCTTGGTAACAAACCTGAGAATCATCTGGCATTCTCTGGCTCTGCCAAGAGTCAACTTGT ccgTGGGTTACAACTCCATTATTAACATCACAACAAGGACAGCTAACTCA AAACTGAGAGGCCAAACTGAAGCCCTCTACATCTTAACAAAGTCCAACAACACAAGATTTGAGTTCATTTTTACAAATTTGGTCCCAGGAAGTCCAAGACTTTTTACCTCTGTGATTGCTGTACACAG GGCTTATGAGACCTCTAAGATGTACCGGGACCTGAAACTgcgagctgctctcattcaaaaTAAGCAGCTTAGACTCCTGCCTCGAGAGCAGGTGTATGACAAAATCAATGGTGTTTGGAATTTATCCAGTGATCAG GGGAACCTTGGAACATTCTTTATTACCAATGTTCGAATTGTGTGGCATGCTAATATGAATGAGAGCTTCAACGTCAGCATTCCCTACCTCCAGATT TGGTCAATCAGAATAAGAGACTCAAAGTTTGGCTTGGCTCTGGTGATAGAGAGTTCGCGACAG AGCGGAGGATACGTTCTTGGGTTTAAGATCGACCCTGTTGAAAAGCTTCAAGATGCGCTCAAAGAAATCAATTCCCTGCATAAAGTGTACTCTGCCAACCCAATATTTGGAGTGGACTATGAAATGGAGGAAAAG CCCCAGCCGTTGGAAGAGCTCACGGTGGAACAGCCTCCTGATGATGTGGAAATCGAGCCCGATGAGCAGACTGATGCTTTCACA GCCTATTTTGCTGATGGTAATAAG CATCAGGACCGGGAGCCGGTTTTCTCTGAGGAGATGGGTCTCGCCATTGAAAAGCTAAAGGATGGCTTCACACTTCAAGGGCTGTGGGAAGTGATGGGCTGA